In Aedes albopictus strain Foshan chromosome 3, AalbF5, whole genome shotgun sequence, the following are encoded in one genomic region:
- the LOC109402010 gene encoding odorant receptor 94a-like yields MGQFDDFIPSQRAAFWIWKIYGIWATEDESPFYRTYRRVYHFLFTGVYLFSMFISSFFTENSEELWGEILFILPTELAMLTKNVITVNKFETIYALHRTSISKEFQPTCPKHGKEYYLYFDRFSKLMLMYFFVSICAATSHFGFLFDDRLKLPFFNWFFWVPLDRDHLNNYYLLFAYQMIGMIGHCCLNVSGDMNIAYLLSIAGQQLDLLSCKFACLPVPRAGTNAEKDNYRRKFVAQIQQYNRIYEFARDIEKAVSWGVFAQICASGITICAIVFRLSSISIIDHLGTSIPMFFYMVSMLTQIFMPCYFGNDITLKSQTLTNALYTSEWYQLAMEDRKDLKMMMLRTGESIRLKAGGFFNFNLDAFTSTLNTAYSVYAVLNSQEKNK; encoded by the exons ATGGGACAATTCGACGACTTCATTCCGAGTCAACGGGCCGCATTTTGGATTTGGAAAATATACGGAATATGGGCTACCGAAGACGAAAGCCCTTTCTACAGAACATACCGTCGAGTTTATCATTTTCTATTCACCGGAGTTTATCTGTTCTCAATGTTCATCAGTTCTTTTTTCACGGAGAATTCCGAAGAACTCTGGGGCGAGATACTGTTTATTCTACCTACGGAGCTGGCCATGCTGACCAAAAACGTTATCACCGTGAACAAATTTGAAACCATCTACGCACTGCACAGGACCTCGATCTCCAAGGAGTTTCAACCGACGTGTCCCAAACATGGAAAGGAATACTATCTGTATTTCGATCGATTTAGCAAACTCATGCTGATGTACTTCTTCGTCAGTATTTGTGCCGCCACGAGCCATTTCGGATTTCTTTTCGATGACAGACTCAAGTTACCATTTTTCAATTGGTTCTTTTGGGTCCCGCTGGACAGGGACCATTTGAACAATTACTACCTTCTGTTTGCCTACCAGATGATCGGCATGATTGGACACTGCTGTTTGAACGTGTCTGGTGATATGAACATCGCTTATCTACTGTCGATAGCTGGACAGCAGTTGGATTTACTGAGCTGTAAATTTGCCTGCCTGCCAGTTCCACGAGCCGGAACCAACGCTGAAAAGGACAACTACAGAAGGAAGTTTGTGGCGCAAATTCAGCAATATAATCGAATCTATGA ATTTGCAAGGGACATAGAGAAGGCAGTTTCATGGGGTGTTTTCGCGCAGATTTGTGCCAGTGGAATCACCATTTGTGCCATAGTATTTCGTCTGTCGTCG ATAAGCATCATCGATCATCTGGGCACCTCGATTCCGATGTTCTTCTACATGGTGTCAATGCTGACGCAAATTTTCATGCCGTGCTACTTCGGGAACGACATCACCCTCAAAAGCCAAACGCTGACCAATGCACTGTACACCTCGGAGTGGTACCAGTTGGCGATGGAAGACCGCAAGGATCTGAAAATGATGATGCTTCGTACCGGGGAATCGATTCGGTTGAAAGCTGGAGGGTTCTTCAATTTCAATCTGGATGCTTTTACATCG ACGCTGAACACGGCTTATTCGGTTTATGCTGTTCTGAACAGTCAAGAAAAGAACAAGTAG